The window TTGGAAGCCCTCTTTGAGATGGCAGAGGAAGACGATTCGATCGAGGGCGAGGTTCGCTCGGAGATTGATCGGCTCGAGGTTGTCCTGGACGATCTCGAACTCAAGGCGTTGCTGAACGGACCGAACGATTCCGCCGGTGCGATCGTGACAATCAACGCTCGCGACGGTGGGACGGATGCCAACGACTGGGCCGATATGCTGCTGCGGATGTACTCCGCTTGGGCGGTGGGCCAGGAATACAAAATCGAACTGCTCGACCGTCAGGAAAACGAGGAGGCGGGGATCAACCATGCCTCGATCGCGGTTCGGGGGCCGATGGCGTATGGCTATTTGAAGGGCGAAGAAGGCATGCACCGGTTGGTTCGGATCAGCCCGTTCAATAGCGAAAGCAAGCGTCAGACGAGCTTTGCTGCGGTGAGTGTTTCGCCTGAGATTGACGATTCGATCGAGGTGAACATCGAAAAGAAGGATGTTCGCGAAGACACGTATCGGGCCAGTGGAGCGGGTGGTCAGCACGTCAACAAAACGGACAGTGCCATTCGTTTGACCCACATTCCGACCAACACGGTCGTGCAGTGTCAGAACCAACGAAGTCAGCACCAGAACCGGGACACCGCCTGGAAAATGTTGCGGGCAAAGATGGCTCGGGTGGAAGAGGAACGCCGCGAAGCGGAGGAAGCCAAGAAGTACGAGACTCAGGCGAGAACCGGTTTCGGTAGCCAGATTCGGAACTACTTCCTGCATCCCGATCAACGAGTCAAAGACGCTCGGACGGGCCACTACGTCGGCAACTTCAACAGCGTGCTCGATGGCAGCGAACTGCAGGGTTTCTTCGACGCATTCTTGCGATTGAAGGCCGGAAAGACAGAAGCCGTCGCTTCGGACGACGACTGATTCTTCAGTTCAGCGAGTGCTGTCGCTGAACGCAACCAACGGGCATAAAAATACCTGCGAGGACCACTGAGTCCTCGCAGGTAAAGTTGGTTTCTAATTCATGACCACTCTCTGTGGTCGCTTTGGCATGTCACTCGGCGACGGGCAAACTCAGCCGCCGTAGCTGTTGTCCAAGGTCAGGCCACCCTTGGTCTTTTCGCTCGATTCCAGTTTGTCCTGGTGGTTCTGAGCGATGCGTTTGACTTCGCTCACCACGTTGGATGCTGCACGCAATTCGAACGAGGTGAAGTAAGGCTCGTTGCCGGTGTACTGGCTTTCCTTGCGGTTCTTAGCAGCAAGCTCGTTCCAGGACATGTCGTCGGTCAGGTGCCAAGTCGCGGCTTGAGCGGTGTTTTGAGCGATGACTCCATTTCCAAGAGCTTCGCACAAAGCGGCAACGGCTGGGTCCTTGGTGACTTTGTCGAGCGGAGCGATTGTGTATTTCATTTTGGCGTTTGGCTCTGGCTTGCCGTGTTCGAGGCAAACTGTGTTGAGGGCCATCTTGGATGTGCGTCCTGGTGCGACTCGCATGAAGCCACCCATGCCACCACCCATTCCTCCCATGCCGCCACCCATGCCGCCGCCCATTCCTCCCATGCCGCCGCCCATGCCGCCACCGCCGCCCATGGCTTGACCGCCACCGCCACCGCCCATGCCACCCATGCCGCCGCCCATGCCTCCCATGCCACCGCCCATGCCTCCCATGCCGCCGCCCATCATGCCTTGAGCAAGAACAGGAACACCAGCGAAGGCTGCAGGAACGTGAATGTGAAGAGGTTTGTCAGTCAAGTTCTTGACCAACAGGTTGGCTTTTGCCGACGACTGAGGGATGAACTTGGCTTCGACGGTCCCAGCGTCCATGGCTTCGAACAAGCCGTTGACGACTGCTTCCTCGCCACCAGCGTTGGCAGTGGAAGGCGATGCAAAACTCGCGACGGCGAAACCGAGAGCGGCAACGCACATCAGAGAGCTCATTCCGAAGAACGAAGTTGGGGTGCAGCGAGAGAAGGTGTGGCGATTCACGGTCAACATCCTGAGAATCAGTGTGCAGGGAGAAGTAATGGTCGGGCGCTGAATCAAAGATGGTTGTTGGACGGCGAAATCCACCATCGATTCGGCACCCTGCGTGAGCGATCCCGTCGCCGAACAAACCACCACACCTGAAAAAGGCTGCAAATCGGTGGTTGAGAGGCTAGACCGGGAGCGATCAAGGTCGGATCAGTATACTTGGTTTCGGCCCCCAAGCCAAATTTTCTTACTGCGTTCACCAAGCATTTCCAACGGAAATCGCTCGTGTTGGCGGCCGATCCGGCTGAGTCGCGGCGGTCGAAAGTCAGTTTTCTTGGCCGCGGACGCTTTGCCGGTACTGGCCGGGGGTCATTCCCAGGTCACGTTTGAACACATAATGCATGTATTCCGGATGATCGAACCCCGCCCGATAAGCAATCTGCTCGGCGGCCATTTCGGTGGTGACCAACAGTTCTCGAACGCGTTTGAGCTGGACGTTGCGGATTTCTTGTTGTGGCGTTCGCCCCAGGTATCGGCGGAGTTGCCGTTCCAAGGTGCTGCGGCTAACGGCAACGTTTTGCAAGACTTCGTCGACGGTCAGTCCTTCGCAAGCATGTTGGCGAATGTAGGCCAAAGCTGATGCGACCTCGGGGTGATCGATCGCGACGACATCGGTCGACAAGCGAGTCGCGACACCGGTCGGGGCCACGACTTGCTGTGATTCGTGATGCGATTCGCCTTTCATCCAACGGGACAAACGTTCAGCAGCCAGGAACCCAACGGCTTCCGCATTCGGGATGACGCTGGAAAGCGGCGGCTGACAGAACTGGCACAGCAGTTCGTCGTTGTCGACGCCAATCACGGCAACTTCTTCGGGGACGGTCAGTTCCAATGTCGAGCAAACGGCCAGGACATGTTGGCCTCGCAAGTCGTTGCAGGTGAAGATTCCGCAGGGTTTGGGGAGCGTTTGCAGCCACTGCGAGATCGCTTGCTGGTCTTCTTCCCAGGGGCGTGCGAGGTTCATCCATGGCGAATTGAAGGAGTCGCAGTGGCCACCTTCTTGTTGGATCGTTTTGACAAAAGCTTCTTCGCGTCGTTGCGACCAAGCTTCGAAGTCGAAGCCGCAGAAGGCGAAGTGTTGGAACCCGCGTTCCATCAAATGTCGAGCCGCCATTTCGCCAATCTTGGCGTCATCGCTGCGGACGTGAGCTTTATCGACTTCGCTGCGATCATTCAGTTCGACCACGGGAATGTTCCGCTGAACTGCGGCCTCGATCATCTCGTCCGTAGATCCTCGCGAAATGATTCCGTCGCCCTGCCAGTCGTTCAACCACGAAGGTGGCGAGGTCATCAGGTCGCGTTGTTCGAGGAAGACCGACCAGTCTTCTTGCGTTCGCATAAAACGCATGATTCCGGAGAGAACTTCACGTCCGTAGACGGTCGCGGTCTCGACCGTCAGAGCCA of the Rhodopirellula bahusiensis genome contains:
- a CDS encoding AraC family transcriptional regulator, which codes for MNKPARSKPHVALTVETATVYGREVLSGIMRFMRTQEDWSVFLEQRDLMTSPPSWLNDWQGDGIISRGSTDEMIEAAVQRNIPVVELNDRSEVDKAHVRSDDAKIGEMAARHLMERGFQHFAFCGFDFEAWSQRREEAFVKTIQQEGGHCDSFNSPWMNLARPWEEDQQAISQWLQTLPKPCGIFTCNDLRGQHVLAVCSTLELTVPEEVAVIGVDNDELLCQFCQPPLSSVIPNAEAVGFLAAERLSRWMKGESHHESQQVVAPTGVATRLSTDVVAIDHPEVASALAYIRQHACEGLTVDEVLQNVAVSRSTLERQLRRYLGRTPQQEIRNVQLKRVRELLVTTEMAAEQIAYRAGFDHPEYMHYVFKRDLGMTPGQYRQSVRGQEN
- the prfB gene encoding peptide chain release factor 2 (programmed frameshift) — protein: MDAELTQRSQAIRSRLVQLQDSLDHSGKNDAIKKIEGQMGAPDFWDDSEAAQKVVMQLKGLKGIVSPLNELESSAEDLEALFEMAEEDDSIEGEVRSEIDRLEVVLDDLELKALLNGPNDSAGAIVTINARDGGTDANDWADMLLRMYSAWAVGQEYKIELLDRQENEEAGINHASIAVRGPMAYGYLKGEEGMHRLVRISPFNSESKRQTSFAAVSVSPEIDDSIEVNIEKKDVREDTYRASGAGGQHVNKTDSAIRLTHIPTNTVVQCQNQRSQHQNRDTAWKMLRAKMARVEEERREAEEAKKYETQARTGFGSQIRNYFLHPDQRVKDARTGHYVGNFNSVLDGSELQGFFDAFLRLKAGKTEAVASDDD